The Alteromonas stellipolaris genome includes a region encoding these proteins:
- the ubiG gene encoding bifunctional 2-polyprenyl-6-hydroxyphenol methylase/3-demethylubiquinol 3-O-methyltransferase UbiG produces MLDKSQKSAPINFSQQEIDRFDALAESWWDPNGNYKTALDFNRARLSVIESQIISHFLKSEQAQSSPQNAPTANSLTNATHKTKPFTGLSIVDIGCGGGLISEPLALKGADVTGIDASAMSIEVAKRHAKKSNVEVDYIHGLSSDLVSQGRQFDIVINAEVVEHVPDQVQLIKECASLVKPGGLLVLATLNRTIKSFIIAIVGAEYVMRYLPVGTHDWKKFVKPTELNQWVGEGFTLKHETGMALNPFTKVWKLTPNPSVNYLQVYHRSL; encoded by the coding sequence ATGTTAGATAAAAGCCAAAAGTCAGCGCCCATTAATTTTTCTCAGCAGGAAATTGACCGCTTTGATGCGCTAGCAGAAAGCTGGTGGGATCCCAATGGTAATTATAAAACCGCGTTAGATTTTAATCGTGCACGGTTATCTGTGATTGAGTCTCAAATAATCAGTCACTTTTTGAAAAGTGAGCAAGCCCAGAGCTCTCCTCAAAATGCGCCTACGGCAAATTCCCTGACGAATGCCACTCATAAAACCAAGCCTTTTACGGGGCTCTCAATTGTAGATATTGGTTGTGGTGGTGGGCTTATTAGTGAGCCGCTTGCGTTAAAGGGGGCAGATGTGACTGGCATAGATGCAAGCGCCATGAGTATCGAAGTGGCGAAGCGGCATGCCAAGAAAAGCAATGTGGAGGTTGACTACATACACGGCCTTTCATCTGACCTAGTAAGCCAAGGCCGCCAATTTGACATAGTCATTAATGCAGAAGTTGTTGAGCACGTACCTGATCAAGTGCAGTTAATAAAGGAGTGTGCAAGCTTAGTGAAGCCAGGCGGCTTATTGGTGCTTGCGACATTAAATAGAACCATCAAAAGTTTTATCATCGCGATTGTCGGCGCTGAATATGTAATGCGGTATTTACCCGTTGGTACTCACGATTGGAAAAAGTTCGTTAAACCCACTGAGCTAAATCAATGGGTAGGTGAAGGGTTTACGCTTAAGCACGAGACCGGAATGGCATTAAATCCATTCACCAAAGTATGGAAGCTTACACCCAATCCGAGTG
- a CDS encoding DUF2237 family protein, which produces MANAKNVYGRPLQLCCGNTGFTREGFCYVPDADVGNHSVCAVVSDEFLQFSLRQGNDLITPWPSMDFAGLLAGDRWCLCAARWLQAYEAGVAPKVRLEATHERALDIIPLATLEAFAAD; this is translated from the coding sequence TTGGCCAATGCTAAAAATGTCTATGGAAGACCATTACAACTGTGTTGTGGTAACACAGGTTTCACGAGAGAAGGCTTTTGCTATGTGCCCGATGCAGATGTGGGCAACCACAGTGTTTGTGCAGTAGTCTCCGATGAGTTTCTACAATTCTCCTTACGCCAAGGTAATGACTTAATCACGCCCTGGCCCAGTATGGATTTTGCAGGCTTACTTGCCGGCGATAGATGGTGCTTGTGCGCCGCCAGATGGTTACAGGCTTACGAAGCGGGTGTTGCACCCAAAGTGCGATTAGAAGCAACCCACGAACGAGCCCTTGATATTATTCCCTTGGCTACCCTTGAAGCTTTTGCGGCAGATTAA
- a CDS encoding aldehyde dehydrogenase family protein: MLKDSYPYYLASEPCFANTDLDVTNKYTGEVATKVALADAGVIDKAIAAAEKAQPAMTALAPYERQAILEYCVKRFTEREEELGKALCIEAGKPIKDAKGEVARLIDTFKIAAEESVRINGEVVNLEISARAKGYQGMTKKVPIGPCSFISPFNFPLNLAAHKVAPAIAAGCTFVLKPASRTPIGALIIGEVLAECELMPKGAFSILPCSRDGADLFTTDERLKLLSFTGSPDVGWALKAKAGKKPVVLELGGNAACVVDEDADISDAIDRIIVGAYYQSGQSCISVQRLLVHSSIYDDFKSRYVERVKALVSGDPSDEDTFIGPMISEGEAKRLEGWIKDAKEAGASVLCGGERDGAMLQATVMENVPKDCDASAEEAFGPLSVLQPFDDYDSALDEVNNSRYGLQAGIFTRDIYKAHKAWNVLEVGGVVIGDVPSWRVDNMPYGGVKDSGLGREGIRYAIEDMTETRLMVIRTP, translated from the coding sequence ATGTTAAAAGACAGCTATCCCTATTACCTTGCAAGCGAACCTTGTTTTGCTAATACCGATTTAGACGTAACCAATAAATACACAGGCGAAGTGGCTACAAAAGTGGCGCTAGCCGACGCTGGAGTTATTGATAAAGCCATAGCCGCTGCCGAGAAAGCACAGCCTGCAATGACAGCGCTGGCACCTTACGAGCGCCAAGCGATTCTAGAGTATTGCGTTAAGCGCTTTACTGAACGCGAGGAAGAGCTAGGTAAAGCCCTTTGTATTGAAGCGGGTAAGCCCATTAAAGATGCCAAAGGCGAAGTAGCCCGGTTAATCGATACATTTAAAATTGCGGCTGAAGAATCGGTAAGAATTAATGGTGAAGTGGTTAACTTAGAAATTTCTGCCCGTGCCAAAGGCTATCAGGGCATGACGAAAAAAGTGCCTATTGGCCCTTGTTCGTTTATCTCTCCGTTTAACTTTCCGTTAAACCTAGCTGCGCACAAAGTAGCTCCAGCCATCGCCGCTGGTTGCACGTTTGTGCTTAAACCTGCTTCTCGCACGCCTATTGGTGCGTTGATTATTGGCGAAGTGTTAGCGGAATGCGAATTAATGCCCAAAGGCGCATTTTCCATTCTTCCTTGTAGCCGAGACGGCGCTGATTTATTTACTACCGACGAGCGATTAAAGCTGCTTAGCTTTACCGGTTCACCTGATGTGGGCTGGGCGCTAAAAGCTAAAGCGGGCAAAAAGCCTGTGGTATTAGAGCTTGGCGGCAATGCTGCTTGTGTGGTGGATGAAGATGCAGATATTAGTGATGCCATCGACCGTATTATTGTTGGCGCATATTATCAGTCGGGCCAAAGCTGTATTTCAGTGCAACGCTTATTAGTGCATTCTTCCATTTACGATGATTTTAAATCTCGCTATGTAGAACGGGTCAAGGCTTTGGTGTCTGGCGACCCAAGTGATGAAGATACTTTCATTGGCCCCATGATTTCTGAGGGCGAGGCTAAGCGGTTAGAAGGCTGGATTAAAGACGCTAAAGAAGCTGGCGCTAGCGTGCTATGCGGCGGTGAAAGAGATGGTGCCATGTTGCAGGCTACTGTGATGGAAAACGTACCAAAAGACTGCGACGCAAGTGCTGAAGAGGCCTTTGGGCCGCTATCTGTTTTGCAGCCGTTCGATGATTACGATAGTGCCTTAGATGAAGTAAACAACAGTCGTTATGGGCTACAGGCGGGCATTTTTACCCGTGATATCTACAAAGCACATAAAGCATGGAATGTGCTTGAAGTGGGCGGAGTAGTCATAGGTGATGTACCTAGCTGGCGTGTAGATAATATGCCTTATGGCGGTGTAAAAGACTCAGGGCTTGGCCGTGAAGGTATTCGTTATGCCATAGAAGACATGACAGAAACACGGCTTATGGTTATTCGAACGCCTTAG
- a CDS encoding acetolactate synthase large subunit — translation MKASDLFVKALEAEGVEYIFGIPGEENLDLLESLRTSSIKLVLTRHEQGAGFMAATYGRLTGKVGVCLSTLGPGATNLVTPAAYAQLGAMPMLMVTGQKPIKTSKQGRFQVIDIVDMMRPITKFTTQVVSGDRIPSVVREAFRLASEERPGAVHIELPEDIADEHTSVPLLTPSTSRRPIAEYKAISSAISMIEEATSPLLLIGAGANRKLTAKMLREFVDKTCIPFVTTQMGKGVLNESDPRFAGNTALSDNDFVHRAIERADLIINVGHDVVEKPPFFMHDNGKKVIHMNFESAAVDPVYFPQLEVVGDIANSVWQIKEGITPQTDWKLDFYKDVHDAYEKHRAEAENDNRFPILPERFVRDIRKVMPDDGIVTLDNGVYKIWFARNYPAYHPNTLLLDNALASMGAGLPSAIAAKLVKPDVPVMSVCGDGGFMMNSQEIETAVRLKLDLIVIILRDDAYGMIKWKQANMQFDEFGLDYGNPDFVKYAKSYGAHGWRVDSTELLIPMVESCLNTPGVHVIDCPVDYSMNDKTLNHTIAELSAKL, via the coding sequence ATGAAAGCGTCTGACCTTTTCGTAAAAGCGTTGGAAGCTGAAGGTGTAGAATACATCTTTGGCATACCTGGCGAAGAAAACCTCGACTTGCTTGAGTCGTTAAGAACCTCCTCAATTAAACTCGTACTTACCCGCCATGAACAAGGCGCGGGCTTTATGGCTGCAACTTACGGTAGATTAACCGGTAAAGTGGGGGTGTGCTTATCTACCCTTGGTCCAGGTGCGACCAACCTTGTTACTCCTGCCGCGTATGCACAGCTTGGCGCGATGCCCATGTTAATGGTCACAGGGCAAAAGCCCATTAAAACCAGTAAACAGGGCCGGTTTCAGGTTATCGATATTGTCGATATGATGCGTCCCATTACTAAATTTACCACGCAAGTGGTGAGCGGCGACCGTATTCCCTCTGTAGTGCGCGAAGCATTTAGATTAGCCTCTGAAGAACGGCCCGGTGCCGTCCATATAGAACTTCCTGAAGATATTGCCGATGAGCACACCTCAGTCCCCTTATTAACGCCTAGTACGTCAAGGCGACCTATTGCTGAATACAAAGCCATTTCATCAGCCATTTCAATGATTGAAGAAGCTACATCACCCTTGTTATTAATCGGAGCGGGGGCAAACAGGAAGCTGACCGCAAAAATGCTGCGTGAGTTCGTTGATAAAACCTGTATCCCCTTTGTGACTACACAGATGGGTAAAGGGGTGCTAAACGAAAGCGATCCTAGGTTTGCAGGCAATACTGCATTATCAGATAACGACTTTGTCCATAGAGCGATAGAAAGGGCCGACCTTATAATTAATGTTGGGCACGATGTCGTAGAGAAGCCGCCTTTCTTCATGCATGACAATGGTAAAAAAGTCATTCATATGAACTTTGAGTCAGCCGCTGTCGACCCAGTGTATTTTCCACAGCTTGAGGTGGTAGGGGATATTGCGAATAGTGTTTGGCAAATAAAAGAGGGGATTACGCCTCAAACTGACTGGAAGCTTGATTTTTATAAGGATGTACACGATGCCTATGAAAAACATAGGGCGGAAGCAGAAAACGATAATCGATTCCCCATTCTGCCTGAGCGCTTTGTGCGTGACATCAGGAAGGTCATGCCAGATGATGGCATAGTGACCTTAGATAATGGGGTATACAAAATTTGGTTTGCTCGTAATTACCCCGCCTATCACCCCAACACCTTGTTGTTAGACAATGCGTTAGCATCAATGGGCGCAGGATTACCTTCGGCGATAGCCGCAAAGTTAGTGAAGCCTGATGTGCCTGTTATGAGCGTGTGTGGCGATGGCGGCTTCATGATGAACAGCCAAGAAATAGAAACAGCGGTTCGTCTTAAACTCGACCTTATTGTGATCATACTGCGGGATGATGCGTACGGAATGATTAAGTGGAAACAAGCCAATATGCAGTTTGATGAGTTCGGCTTGGACTACGGTAATCCGGATTTTGTGAAATACGCAAAAAGCTACGGTGCCCACGGCTGGCGCGTAGACAGTACCGAGTTGCTAATTCCTATGGTGGAAAGCTGTTTAAACACACCGGGTGTGCATGTGATTGATTGCCCGGTTGACTACAGCATGAATGACAAAACGCTGAACCATACGATTGCCGAATTAAGCGCGAAATTATAA
- a CDS encoding DUF4112 domain-containing protein, producing MDSKAPKALLKAQKLANLLDTAVKLPIIPIRIGLDSIVGLIPGAGDALMLLVSLRIVWLGKSLGMPSALVAQMVKNSAIDFGLGFVPFIGDIVDVFYKANLKNVRLMEKWWISENKADVDAQTQKKLTEWEEKLERQ from the coding sequence ATGGATAGTAAAGCCCCAAAGGCTCTGTTAAAGGCGCAAAAGTTAGCAAATTTACTTGATACTGCTGTGAAGTTACCGATTATTCCTATTCGGATAGGCCTCGACTCAATTGTTGGCCTTATTCCAGGTGCGGGTGATGCGCTAATGCTGCTCGTTTCTCTACGTATCGTGTGGTTGGGGAAATCATTGGGAATGCCCAGTGCATTGGTAGCTCAAATGGTAAAGAACTCCGCTATCGATTTTGGCTTAGGCTTTGTTCCCTTCATTGGCGACATCGTTGATGTATTCTATAAAGCGAATCTAAAGAACGTGCGCTTAATGGAAAAGTGGTGGATCAGCGAAAATAAAGCCGATGTAGATGCCCAAACTCAGAAAAAGCTAACGGAATGGGAAGAGAAACTAGAGCGCCAGTAA
- the hemH gene encoding ferrochelatase translates to MKFKSNQGFTHSQSDKIGVLVTNLGTPESPTAAALRPYLKEFLSDPRVVEIPRALWWFILNLIILNTRPKRSAEAYKTVWTDEGSPLLTITKAQATSIEARCKAEYGDDVVVDFAMRYGNPAISDAIERMLSQGVRKLVVLPLYPQYSASTTASTFDAIAKDFTKRRWLPELRFVNHYNDRPDYIKALANKVRAYWEEHGKADKLILSYHGIPKRYLLNGDPYHCECHKTSRLLAEELGLTHEEYMTTFQSRFGKAEWLKPYTDATMKSLPGQGVKSIQVMCPGFSADCLETIEEIGEENREYFMEAGGEKYEYIPALNSDEEHIDMLFGLVKENLHGWTVSKDTALRAGLARALGADK, encoded by the coding sequence ATGAAGTTCAAAAGCAATCAGGGTTTTACTCACAGTCAGTCAGACAAAATAGGCGTGTTAGTTACCAATTTAGGTACACCAGAAAGCCCAACTGCGGCGGCCCTGCGCCCTTATCTAAAAGAGTTTCTTTCAGACCCGCGGGTAGTAGAAATACCTCGTGCGCTTTGGTGGTTCATTTTAAACCTCATTATATTAAATACTCGCCCTAAGCGTTCGGCTGAAGCATATAAAACCGTTTGGACGGATGAAGGATCACCGTTGCTTACTATTACCAAAGCCCAAGCAACGTCAATAGAGGCGCGTTGCAAAGCAGAATATGGCGACGATGTCGTGGTTGATTTTGCTATGCGTTACGGTAACCCTGCTATTAGCGACGCTATTGAACGTATGTTATCGCAAGGCGTAAGAAAGTTAGTGGTCTTGCCTTTGTACCCTCAATATAGCGCCTCTACTACGGCGTCTACTTTTGATGCTATTGCGAAAGACTTTACTAAACGCCGCTGGTTACCAGAACTTCGCTTCGTGAATCATTATAACGACAGGCCTGACTACATTAAGGCGTTGGCAAATAAAGTACGGGCATACTGGGAAGAACACGGTAAAGCCGATAAGCTTATCCTTTCTTACCATGGTATTCCAAAGCGCTACTTATTAAATGGCGACCCTTATCACTGTGAATGTCATAAAACATCGCGTTTGTTGGCCGAAGAACTTGGGCTAACTCACGAAGAGTACATGACCACCTTCCAGTCTCGTTTTGGTAAAGCAGAGTGGTTAAAACCTTACACTGACGCAACAATGAAGTCGTTGCCGGGGCAAGGGGTGAAATCAATACAAGTTATGTGCCCCGGTTTTTCTGCCGATTGCCTAGAAACTATCGAAGAGATTGGCGAAGAGAATCGTGAATACTTCATGGAAGCCGGTGGTGAAAAGTACGAATACATTCCCGCATTAAACAGCGACGAAGAACACATTGATATGTTGTTTGGTTTGGTTAAAGAGAATTTACACGGCTGGACAGTAAGCAAAGATACTGCACTACGAGCTGGCTTAGCGCGCGCGTTAGGCGCTGACAAATAG
- a CDS encoding AbgT family transporter: MIPENTKNKSAQNQGGQGGLFSRFLATVEFLGDLLPHPVTLFAMLACFIVVLSGILGYFDLAVVDPRPEGAKGREADGMIEVISLMSAEGLQRIVTGLVTNFTGFAPLGTVLVALLGVSVAEHSGLLSATMRSLVMNASKRTVTFAVVFAGIISNTASELGYVVLIPLAAMIFHSLGRHPLAGLAAAFAGVSAGYSANLLLGTVDPLLSGITEAAAHMIDPDYVVGPEVNWYFMFISTFVVATMGALVTEKVVEPRLGKFDESEASVDLSKQSMDTPSEIEKKGLRWAGIAFVVVCGILALTIVPENGILRHPETGAVAGSPFLKGIVAFIFVSFAVPGFVYGRVTGSMKNDRDVIDAMAKSMGAMGLYITLVFFAAQFVAFFKWTNLGTVLAVKGAALLQAAGLDGPSVFILFILMCGVVNLSLGSASAQWAVTAPIFVPMLMLIGYSPEVIQAAYRIGDSVTNVIAPMMSYFGLILAMAARYKKDLGMGTLIAMMLPYSMVFIVGWTILFYLWVFVLGMPVGPGAATYYQP; encoded by the coding sequence TTGATTCCGGAAAATACAAAAAATAAATCTGCCCAAAATCAGGGCGGACAAGGTGGTTTATTCTCCCGATTTCTCGCTACTGTGGAATTTCTTGGGGACTTATTGCCACACCCCGTTACTTTATTCGCCATGCTGGCCTGCTTTATTGTGGTGTTAAGCGGTATTCTTGGCTATTTCGATTTAGCAGTAGTCGACCCTCGCCCAGAAGGTGCAAAAGGTCGCGAAGCTGATGGCATGATAGAAGTCATTTCGCTAATGAGCGCAGAAGGCTTACAACGTATTGTTACTGGTCTGGTGACTAACTTTACCGGCTTTGCTCCTCTTGGTACCGTATTAGTTGCATTGCTTGGTGTATCAGTTGCTGAGCATTCAGGCTTGTTGTCGGCCACTATGCGCTCATTAGTGATGAATGCTTCAAAGCGTACGGTTACTTTTGCCGTAGTGTTTGCGGGTATTATCTCAAATACCGCCTCAGAGCTTGGCTATGTAGTGTTAATACCACTAGCCGCTATGATATTTCATTCGTTAGGTCGCCACCCTCTCGCTGGTCTCGCAGCCGCCTTTGCCGGTGTATCAGCAGGCTACAGTGCAAATTTGTTGCTTGGTACGGTGGACCCCTTGCTTTCGGGTATTACCGAGGCCGCCGCTCACATGATTGACCCTGATTATGTGGTAGGCCCAGAAGTTAACTGGTATTTCATGTTTATCAGTACCTTTGTAGTAGCCACTATGGGTGCTCTGGTGACTGAAAAGGTGGTAGAGCCACGATTAGGCAAGTTCGATGAATCAGAAGCTTCTGTAGATTTAAGTAAGCAATCAATGGACACGCCTTCGGAAATCGAAAAGAAAGGGCTTCGTTGGGCAGGCATCGCTTTTGTTGTAGTATGCGGTATTTTAGCGCTCACCATTGTGCCTGAAAACGGTATTTTGCGTCACCCAGAGACCGGTGCGGTAGCTGGTTCGCCTTTCTTAAAAGGTATTGTTGCCTTTATCTTTGTTTCTTTTGCTGTGCCTGGTTTTGTTTATGGCCGTGTTACAGGGTCGATGAAAAATGACCGTGATGTGATTGATGCTATGGCAAAAAGCATGGGCGCAATGGGGCTTTATATTACATTGGTCTTCTTTGCTGCACAGTTTGTGGCTTTCTTTAAATGGACGAATTTAGGCACAGTATTAGCCGTTAAAGGCGCTGCGCTTCTACAAGCGGCTGGCCTAGATGGCCCATCGGTGTTTATCTTATTCATCTTAATGTGTGGTGTGGTTAACTTATCGTTAGGCAGTGCCTCAGCGCAGTGGGCGGTAACCGCGCCTATTTTTGTGCCCATGCTAATGCTGATTGGTTATTCACCAGAGGTTATTCAGGCGGCGTACCGTATTGGTGATTCAGTAACGAATGTTATTGCGCCTATGATGAGCTACTTCGGTCTTATTTTGGCTATGGCTGCACGGTATAAGAAAGACCTAGGAATGGGCACCCTAATTGCGATGATGTTGCCATACTCCATGGTATTTATCGTGGGTTGGACCATACTGTTTTATCTATGGGTCTTTGTATTAGGCATGCCTGTAGGTCCAGGTGCAGCAACCTACTATCAGCCTTAA
- the hflC gene encoding protease modulator HflC, with translation MKNLAIAVLVLLAVLASGSLFVVTEGERAIVIQFGKIQRDDATGDTKVFEPGLHFKLPFIDSVRHLDARVQTLDDTPDRFVTSEKKDLIVDSYVKWRIDDFARYYLSTGGNKLQAEALLKQKVNNGLRSEFGTRTIAQIVSGERSALMNQAMEQASTSSDELGIEIVDVRVKQINLPTEVSNSIFQRMRAERAGVAREHRSEGQEQAEVIRADIDAKVTVMLADAERNTRQLRGEGDALAAEIYADVYSKNADFYSFLRSMDAYKASFNNKQDVMVIAPDSDFFRYMNASKGN, from the coding sequence ATGAAGAATTTAGCGATTGCAGTATTAGTACTTCTTGCGGTTCTTGCTTCAGGCTCTCTATTTGTAGTGACTGAAGGTGAACGTGCCATTGTTATTCAATTTGGTAAGATCCAACGAGATGATGCCACTGGCGATACGAAAGTATTCGAACCTGGTCTTCACTTCAAATTGCCATTCATTGACTCTGTTCGTCACTTAGACGCACGTGTACAAACGTTGGATGATACACCTGACCGTTTCGTTACTAGTGAAAAGAAAGATTTGATCGTTGATTCATATGTAAAATGGCGCATAGATGACTTCGCTCGCTATTACCTCTCAACAGGTGGTAACAAGCTGCAAGCCGAAGCGCTATTGAAACAAAAAGTGAATAACGGTTTACGTTCTGAATTTGGTACTCGTACCATTGCCCAGATTGTATCTGGTGAGCGTTCAGCACTAATGAACCAAGCTATGGAACAGGCTTCAACCTCTTCTGATGAGCTTGGTATCGAAATTGTTGATGTACGTGTTAAGCAGATTAACTTACCTACGGAAGTCAGTAATTCAATCTTTCAACGCATGCGTGCAGAGCGAGCGGGTGTAGCGAGAGAGCACCGTTCAGAAGGCCAAGAGCAAGCTGAAGTTATCCGCGCTGATATAGACGCCAAAGTAACGGTAATGCTTGCTGATGCTGAACGTAACACCCGTCAACTTCGTGGTGAAGGGGATGCGTTAGCAGCTGAAATCTATGCAGATGTTTATTCTAAAAATGCTGATTTTTACAGCTTTTTAAGAAGTATGGATGCATATAAAGCCAGCTTTAATAATAAGCAAGATGTGATGGTGATTGCACCAGATAGCGACTTTTTCCGCTACATGAACGCATCTAAAGGTAATTAA
- the hflK gene encoding FtsH protease activity modulator HflK, translated as MAWNEPGGNNNDPWKNRGGRDQGPPDLDDVFKNLFGKFGKSGGGSGGSGKSLGGIGAGILIGLVVIIWAVSGFYTIREAERGVVLRFGEYAKQVEPGLRWAPTFIDRVIPVDVQSIRDQSSSGSMLTEDENVVSVQMEMQFRVVDPYRWTFAVESPETSLSQSLDSAIRYVVGHSTMDDVLTDGREVARQRVWEELQAIIEPYNMGVSIIDMNFRDARPPEQVKDAFDDAISAQEDEQRFIREAEAYAREIEPRARGQVNRMNEEAQAYKERVTLEAQGEVARFEELLPQYERAPEVTRERIYIETMEEVLSNTSKILVDSKGGNNMMYLPLDKIMERQQGSSTPRSRSTLEGLQMPVTDEGQNSRNSSSTSGVRGDSYREGR; from the coding sequence ATGGCTTGGAATGAGCCGGGTGGCAATAATAACGACCCGTGGAAAAATCGCGGCGGACGTGATCAAGGTCCCCCCGATTTAGATGATGTATTCAAGAACTTATTCGGTAAGTTCGGAAAGTCTGGCGGCGGTAGCGGTGGCTCAGGTAAGAGTTTGGGCGGTATCGGTGCTGGTATTTTAATTGGCTTAGTTGTGATCATTTGGGCTGTAAGCGGTTTTTACACCATTCGTGAAGCTGAGCGAGGCGTAGTATTACGTTTCGGTGAGTATGCTAAGCAAGTTGAACCTGGATTACGTTGGGCACCAACATTTATCGACAGAGTTATTCCTGTGGATGTGCAATCTATACGCGACCAATCTTCGTCAGGCTCTATGCTAACGGAAGACGAGAACGTGGTTAGCGTACAGATGGAAATGCAATTCCGCGTTGTAGACCCATACCGCTGGACGTTTGCTGTTGAAAGCCCAGAAACGAGCTTAAGCCAGTCTTTAGACAGTGCAATCCGCTACGTAGTAGGTCATTCAACCATGGATGATGTTCTTACTGATGGTCGTGAAGTGGCTCGCCAACGCGTTTGGGAAGAGCTTCAAGCTATTATTGAACCGTACAACATGGGAGTGTCGATTATCGACATGAACTTCCGTGATGCACGCCCACCTGAGCAAGTGAAAGATGCATTTGATGATGCCATTTCAGCCCAGGAAGATGAACAGCGTTTCATTCGCGAAGCTGAAGCTTACGCACGTGAAATTGAACCTCGTGCACGTGGTCAAGTTAACCGTATGAACGAAGAAGCTCAGGCTTATAAAGAGCGTGTAACACTTGAAGCGCAAGGTGAAGTTGCTCGCTTTGAAGAGTTGCTACCTCAATACGAGAGAGCACCTGAAGTGACACGTGAACGTATTTACATAGAAACAATGGAAGAGGTATTGAGCAATACCAGTAAAATCCTTGTGGACAGTAAAGGTGGAAACAACATGATGTATCTTCCTTTAGATAAAATCATGGAACGCCAACAAGGCAGTTCAACACCGCGCTCACGCAGTACCTTAGAAGGGTTACAAATGCCGGTGACTGACGAAGGTCAAAATAGCCGTAATTCATCGTCCACCTCTGGTGTACGTGGTGACAGCTACAGAGAGGGGAGATAA
- the hflX gene encoding ribosome rescue GTPase HflX has translation MFDRYEAGEQAVLVHVNFTDENSKEDLAELELLVSSAGVNAVEVITTSRSAPQAKFFVGSGKAEEIAAAVKAHDANVVIFNHSLSPSQERNLEAVCQCRVLDRTGLILDIFAQRARTHEGKLQVELAQLRHISTRLIRGWTHLERQKGGIGLRGPGETQLETDRRLLRGRIKAILRRLEKVQKQREQGRRSRKRAEIPTVSLVGYTNAGKSTLFNTITDAHVYAADQLFATLDPTLRKIDLKDVGPAILADTVGFIRHLPHDLVAAFKATLQETQEADLLLHVVDIADAKYRETIDEVNAVLEEIDASEIQQLLICNKIDKLDDINPRIERNEEGVPTRVWLSAQTGEGTELLGQALTECLSKSMVNYTLKIPPAQSSLRGVLFELNCISSEEYDNQGDWVVDVRMPMADWNRLEKRLENGISEYVVRH, from the coding sequence TTGTTTGACCGTTATGAAGCCGGTGAACAGGCTGTACTAGTTCATGTTAATTTTACTGATGAAAACAGCAAAGAAGATTTAGCCGAGCTCGAATTGCTTGTGTCTTCTGCGGGTGTAAACGCGGTAGAAGTTATCACAACTTCGCGAAGTGCACCCCAAGCTAAATTCTTTGTGGGTTCGGGTAAAGCGGAAGAAATCGCAGCAGCAGTTAAAGCGCACGACGCTAATGTCGTTATCTTTAACCATAGTTTGTCGCCCTCTCAAGAGCGAAACTTAGAAGCGGTTTGTCAATGTAGAGTGCTAGATAGAACCGGGCTTATCCTCGATATATTTGCGCAAAGAGCAAGAACGCATGAAGGTAAGCTTCAGGTTGAACTCGCTCAATTGCGTCACATCTCTACGCGTCTTATTCGAGGTTGGACTCACTTAGAGCGCCAAAAAGGTGGTATAGGTTTGCGTGGGCCGGGTGAAACCCAGCTTGAAACTGACCGTCGATTACTCCGTGGGCGCATAAAAGCTATTCTTCGCCGTTTAGAGAAAGTACAAAAGCAGCGCGAGCAAGGACGCAGGTCTAGAAAGCGTGCTGAAATTCCCACAGTATCCTTAGTGGGCTATACCAATGCTGGTAAGTCTACCCTTTTCAATACTATTACCGACGCGCACGTGTATGCGGCAGACCAATTGTTTGCTACGTTAGACCCTACGCTTAGAAAAATAGATTTGAAAGACGTAGGGCCTGCCATTTTAGCCGATACGGTAGGCTTTATAAGGCATCTTCCACACGACCTAGTGGCGGCATTTAAAGCCACGCTTCAAGAAACCCAAGAAGCTGATCTCTTGCTTCATGTGGTGGATATTGCGGATGCGAAATATCGTGAAACCATTGATGAAGTGAACGCTGTGTTGGAAGAAATAGACGCCAGTGAGATTCAACAATTACTAATATGTAATAAGATTGATAAACTAGATGACATAAACCCTCGTATTGAAAGAAACGAGGAAGGTGTTCCAACCCGAGTTTGGCTTTCAGCTCAAACCGGTGAAGGCACCGAGTTGCTTGGGCAAGCATTAACTGAGTGTTTAAGCAAAAGTATGGTTAACTACACGCTTAAAATACCCCCAGCGCAAAGTAGTCTTCGTGGTGTACTATTTGAATTGAATTGTATATCCAGTGAAGAATACGACAATCAAGGTGATTGGGTGGTAGATGTTCGAATGCCAATGGCAGATTGGAACAGACTTGAAAAGCGTTTAGAGAACGGAATATCAGAGTATGTTGTGCGACATTAA